In Streptomyces seoulensis, the following are encoded in one genomic region:
- a CDS encoding multifunctional oxoglutarate decarboxylase/oxoglutarate dehydrogenase thiamine pyrophosphate-binding subunit/dihydrolipoyllysine-residue succinyltransferase subunit: MSPQSPSNSNVSTDDQAGKNAAAAFGPNEWLVDEIYQQYLQDPNSVDRAWWDFFADYKPGAPAASAPAGTAAAGAAGTTPTAPPAQAAPAPAAPAPAQAPAQSAPAAKPAQAPATPAQAPAQAPAAKAAPAAQAAPAPAKQAPAPAAKPKAAAAPAAEAPEGPEYVTLRGPSAAVVKNMNASLELPTATSVRAVPVKLLFDNRIVINNHLKRARGGKISFTHLIGFAMVQAIKAMPPMNYSFGEKDGKPTLVKPPHVNLGLAIDLVKPNGDRQLVVAAIKKAETLNFFEFWQAYEDIVRRAREGKLTMDDFTGVTVSLTNPGGLGTVHSVPRLMPGQSVIMGVGSMDYPAEFQGTSQDTLNKLGVSKVMTLTSTYDHRVIQGAASGEFLRQVANLLLGENGFYDDIFEALRIPYEPVRWLKDIDASHDDDVTKAARVFELIHSYRVRGHVMADTDPLEYQQRKHPDLDITEHGLTLWDLEREFAVGGFAGKSMMKLRDILGVLRDSYCRTTGIEFMHIQDPKQRKWIQDRVERPHSKPEREEQLRILRRLNAAEAFETFLQTKYVGQKRFSLEGGESVIPLLDAVIDSAAESRLDEVVIGMAHRGRLNILANIVGKSYAQIFREFEGNLDPKSMHGSGDVKYHLGAKGTFTGLDGEQIAVSLVANPSHLEAVDPVLEGVARAKQDIINKGGTDFTVLPVAIHGDAAFAGQGVVAETLNMSQLRGYRTGGTVHIVINNQVGFTAAPESSRSSMYATDVARMIEAPIFHVNGDDPEAVVRVARLAFEFRQAFNKDVVIDLICYRRRGHNESDNPAFTQPLMYDLIDKKRSVRKLYTESLIGRGDITLEEAEQALQDYQGQLEKVFTEVREVTSQPAQGEVQPPKDGFPAAVPTAISAEVVKRIAESQVNVPDNITVHPRLQPQLQRRAAMVEDGTIDWGMGETLAVGSLLLEGTPVRLAGQDSQRGTFGQRHAVLIDRETGEEYTPLQYLSEDQARLNVYNSLLSEYAAMGFEYGYSLARPDALVMWEAQFGDFVNGAQTVVDEFISSAEQKWNQTSGVVLLLPHGYEGQGPDHSSARPERFLQLCAQNNMTVAMPTSPANYFHLLRWQVHNPDHKPLIVFTPKSMLRLKAAASKAEEFTSGEFRPVIGDDTVDPAAVRKVVFCSGKVYYDLEAGRQKRGATDTAIIRIERLYPLPGAEVQAEVNKYPNAEKYLWVQEEPANQGAWPFIALNLIDHLDLAVGADVPAGERLRRISRAHGSSPAVGSAKRHQAEQEQLVNEVFEA; the protein is encoded by the coding sequence GTGTCGCCACAGTCCCCCAGTAACTCGAACGTCTCCACCGACGACCAAGCCGGGAAGAACGCCGCCGCGGCGTTCGGCCCGAACGAGTGGCTCGTCGACGAGATCTATCAGCAGTACCTCCAGGACCCGAATTCGGTAGACCGTGCCTGGTGGGACTTCTTCGCCGATTACAAGCCGGGGGCGCCCGCCGCCTCGGCTCCGGCGGGTACCGCGGCCGCGGGGGCCGCGGGCACCACCCCCACCGCTCCGCCGGCCCAGGCCGCACCGGCTCCGGCCGCGCCCGCCCCGGCCCAGGCACCGGCCCAGTCGGCCCCGGCCGCCAAGCCCGCGCAGGCCCCGGCCACGCCGGCCCAGGCCCCGGCGCAGGCACCCGCGGCCAAGGCCGCCCCGGCCGCGCAGGCCGCTCCGGCTCCGGCGAAGCAGGCCCCGGCGCCCGCGGCCAAGCCGAAGGCCGCCGCCGCGCCCGCCGCCGAGGCCCCCGAGGGCCCGGAGTACGTCACGCTGCGCGGTCCGTCCGCCGCCGTGGTGAAGAACATGAACGCCTCGCTGGAGCTGCCGACGGCCACCTCGGTCCGCGCGGTCCCGGTGAAGCTGCTGTTCGACAACCGCATCGTCATCAACAACCACCTCAAGCGGGCCCGCGGCGGGAAGATCTCCTTCACGCACCTCATCGGGTTCGCCATGGTGCAGGCCATCAAGGCCATGCCGCCGATGAACTACTCGTTCGGCGAGAAGGACGGCAAGCCGACCCTGGTCAAGCCGCCGCACGTGAACCTCGGTCTGGCCATCGACCTGGTGAAGCCCAACGGCGACCGCCAGCTCGTCGTCGCGGCCATCAAGAAGGCCGAGACGCTGAACTTCTTCGAGTTCTGGCAGGCCTACGAGGACATCGTCCGCCGCGCCCGCGAGGGCAAGCTCACGATGGACGACTTCACCGGTGTCACGGTCTCCCTGACCAACCCCGGCGGCCTCGGCACCGTGCACTCCGTGCCGCGCCTGATGCCCGGCCAGTCCGTGATCATGGGCGTCGGCTCCATGGACTACCCGGCGGAGTTCCAGGGCACCAGCCAGGACACCCTGAACAAGCTCGGCGTCTCCAAGGTCATGACGCTCACGTCGACCTACGACCACCGGGTCATCCAGGGCGCCGCCTCCGGCGAGTTCCTGCGCCAGGTCGCCAACCTTCTCCTCGGCGAGAACGGCTTCTACGACGACATCTTCGAGGCGCTGCGCATCCCCTACGAGCCGGTCCGCTGGCTCAAGGACATCGACGCCAGCCACGACGACGACGTCACCAAGGCCGCCCGCGTCTTCGAGCTGATCCACTCCTACCGGGTCCGCGGCCACGTCATGGCCGACACCGACCCGCTGGAGTACCAGCAGCGCAAGCACCCCGACCTGGACATCACCGAGCACGGGCTCACCCTGTGGGACCTGGAGCGCGAGTTCGCTGTCGGCGGCTTCGCCGGCAAGTCGATGATGAAGCTGCGCGACATCCTCGGCGTGCTGCGCGACTCGTACTGCCGCACCACCGGCATCGAGTTCATGCACATCCAGGACCCCAAGCAGCGCAAGTGGATCCAGGACCGCGTCGAGCGCCCGCACTCCAAGCCGGAGCGCGAGGAGCAGCTGCGCATCCTGCGCCGCCTGAACGCCGCCGAGGCGTTCGAGACGTTCCTGCAGACCAAGTACGTCGGCCAGAAGCGGTTCTCCCTGGAGGGCGGCGAGTCCGTCATCCCGCTGCTGGACGCGGTCATCGACTCGGCCGCCGAGTCGCGCCTGGACGAGGTCGTCATCGGCATGGCCCACCGCGGCCGGCTGAACATCCTCGCCAACATCGTCGGCAAGTCGTACGCGCAGATCTTCCGGGAGTTCGAGGGCAACCTCGACCCGAAGTCGATGCACGGCTCCGGCGACGTGAAGTACCACCTGGGCGCCAAGGGCACCTTCACCGGTCTTGACGGCGAGCAGATCGCGGTCTCCCTGGTCGCCAACCCCTCGCACCTGGAGGCGGTCGACCCGGTCCTGGAGGGCGTCGCCCGCGCCAAGCAGGACATCATCAACAAGGGCGGCACGGACTTCACCGTGCTGCCGGTGGCGATCCACGGCGACGCGGCCTTCGCGGGCCAGGGCGTGGTGGCCGAGACCCTGAACATGTCGCAGCTGCGCGGCTACCGCACCGGCGGCACGGTCCACATCGTCATCAACAACCAGGTCGGCTTCACCGCCGCCCCGGAGTCCTCGCGCTCCTCGATGTACGCGACCGACGTGGCCCGCATGATCGAGGCCCCGATCTTCCACGTGAACGGTGACGACCCGGAGGCCGTGGTCCGCGTCGCGCGGCTCGCCTTCGAGTTCCGCCAGGCGTTCAACAAGGACGTGGTGATCGACCTCATCTGCTACCGCCGCCGCGGTCACAACGAGTCGGACAACCCGGCCTTCACCCAGCCGCTGATGTACGACCTGATCGACAAGAAGCGCTCGGTGCGCAAGCTGTACACCGAGTCGCTGATCGGCCGCGGTGACATCACCCTGGAGGAGGCCGAGCAGGCGCTCCAGGACTACCAGGGCCAGCTCGAGAAGGTCTTCACCGAGGTCCGCGAGGTCACCTCGCAGCCGGCGCAGGGCGAGGTCCAGCCGCCCAAGGACGGCTTCCCGGCCGCGGTCCCGACCGCGATCTCCGCCGAGGTCGTCAAGCGGATCGCCGAGTCCCAGGTCAACGTCCCGGACAACATCACCGTCCACCCGCGGCTCCAGCCGCAGCTCCAGCGCCGTGCGGCGATGGTGGAGGACGGCACGATCGACTGGGGCATGGGCGAGACCCTGGCCGTCGGTTCGCTGCTGCTGGAGGGCACCCCGGTCCGCCTGGCGGGCCAGGACTCCCAGCGCGGCACCTTCGGCCAGCGCCACGCGGTGCTCATCGACCGGGAGACCGGCGAGGAGTACACCCCGCTCCAGTACCTCTCCGAGGACCAGGCGCGGCTGAACGTCTACAACTCCCTGCTCTCCGAGTACGCGGCCATGGGCTTCGAGTACGGCTACTCGCTGGCCCGCCCGGACGCGCTGGTGATGTGGGAGGCGCAGTTCGGCGACTTCGTCAACGGCGCGCAGACGGTCGTCGACGAGTTCATCTCCTCCGCCGAGCAGAAGTGGAACCAGACCTCCGGTGTGGTCCTGCTGCTGCCGCACGGCTACGAGGGCCAGGGCCCGGACCACTCCTCGGCCCGTCCGGAGCGGTTCCTCCAGCTCTGCGCGCAGAACAACATGACGGTCGCCATGCCGACCTCGCCGGCGAACTACTTCCACCTGCTGCGCTGGCAGGTCCACAACCCGGACCACAAGCCGCTGATCGTCTTCACCCCGAAGTCGATGCTGCGTCTGAAGGCCGCGGCCTCCAAGGCGGAGGAGTTCACCTCCGGCGAGTTCCGTCCGGTCATCGGTGACGACACGGTCGACCCGGCCGCCGTCCGCAAGGTCGTCTTCTGCTCCGGCAAGGTCTACTACGACCTGGAGGCCGGCCGGCAGAAGCGCGGTGCCACGGACACGGCGATCATCCGCATCGAGCGGCTGTACCCGCTGCCCGGCGCCGAGGTCCAGGCCGAGGTCAACAAGTACCCGAACGCCGAGAAGTACCTGTGGGTGCAGGAGGAGCCGGCGAACCAGGGTGCGTGGCCGTTCATCGCGCTCAACCTGATCGACCACCTGGACCTGGCCGTCGGTGCCGACGTCCCGGCGGGCGAGCGCCTGCGCCGCATCTCGCGCGCGCACGGCTCCTCCCCGGCGGTGGGCTCCGCGAAGCGCCACCAGGCGGAGCAGGAGCAGCTGGTGAACGAGGTCTTCGAGGCGTGA
- a CDS encoding spermidine synthase: MTGTHDSSAGEPVVLDRREGPYGEVALRRSGALLQIIANGCFLMDTSDGRSERLLVDAARDALDDRPAPEVLIGGLGVGFSLAHAAADPRWGRITVIEREPAVIDWHRAGPLAEISAGALADPRTRVVEADLVHFVNETSDTFDAVCLDIDNGPGWTVTEGNQGLYTPRGLAACARVLRPGGVLATWSAQPSPEFEGTLRNAGFRQVRTEEVPVARGVPDVVHLAVRPG; this comes from the coding sequence ATGACTGGCACGCACGACAGCAGCGCCGGGGAACCGGTTGTCCTGGACCGGCGCGAGGGACCGTACGGGGAGGTGGCGCTGCGCCGCAGCGGGGCGCTGCTCCAGATCATCGCCAACGGGTGCTTCCTGATGGACACCTCCGACGGCCGCTCGGAGCGGCTACTGGTGGACGCGGCGCGGGACGCGCTGGACGACCGCCCGGCGCCGGAGGTGCTGATCGGCGGGCTCGGCGTCGGCTTCTCTCTGGCACACGCGGCCGCCGACCCCCGCTGGGGACGCATCACCGTCATCGAGCGCGAGCCCGCCGTCATCGACTGGCACCGCGCCGGGCCGCTGGCCGAGATCTCCGCCGGGGCACTGGCCGACCCGCGCACGCGCGTCGTGGAGGCGGATCTGGTCCATTTCGTCAATGAGACATCCGACACGTTCGACGCGGTATGTCTCGACATCGACAACGGACCCGGCTGGACCGTCACGGAGGGCAACCAGGGGCTCTACACACCACGCGGACTCGCCGCGTGCGCAAGGGTGTTGAGGCCCGGCGGGGTCCTTGCGACATGGTCCGCGCAGCCCTCTCCGGAATTTGAAGGAACCTTGCGGAATGCCGGGTTCCGACAGGTGCGTACCGAAGAGGTCCCCGTTGCCCGTGGCGTTCCCGACGTGGTCCATCTCGCCGTCCGACCTGGATAG
- a CDS encoding response regulator transcription factor, whose protein sequence is MEQTHTSQTGAATTSQGAQRRVLVVEDDPTIVDAIAARLRAEGFLVQTAGDGPSAVDTAEAWQPDLLILDIMLPGFDGLEVCRRVQASRAVPVMMLTARDDETDMLVGLGVGADDYMTKPFSMRELAARVHVLLRRMERAALAATTPRSGILRLGELEIDHAQRRVRVKSDDVHLTPTEFDLLVCLANTPRAVLSREQLLAEVWDWADASGTRTVDSHIKALRRKIGAERIRTVHGVGYALETPTP, encoded by the coding sequence ATGGAGCAGACACACACCTCCCAGACCGGTGCGGCGACGACGTCACAGGGCGCGCAGCGCCGGGTACTGGTCGTCGAGGACGATCCCACAATCGTCGACGCCATCGCGGCCCGGCTCCGCGCCGAGGGATTCCTCGTGCAGACCGCCGGTGACGGTCCGTCGGCGGTCGACACGGCCGAGGCATGGCAGCCCGACCTGCTGATCCTCGACATCATGCTGCCCGGCTTCGACGGCCTGGAGGTCTGCCGCCGGGTGCAGGCGTCCCGCGCGGTGCCGGTCATGATGCTCACCGCGCGCGACGACGAGACCGACATGCTGGTCGGCCTCGGGGTCGGCGCCGACGACTACATGACCAAGCCGTTCTCCATGCGGGAACTGGCCGCGCGGGTGCACGTCCTGCTGCGCCGCATGGAGCGCGCCGCGCTCGCCGCGACCACGCCCCGCTCAGGGATACTCCGCCTCGGCGAGCTGGAGATCGACCACGCCCAGCGCCGGGTGCGCGTGAAGTCGGACGACGTCCACCTGACGCCCACCGAGTTCGACCTGCTGGTGTGCCTGGCCAACACCCCGCGCGCGGTCCTCTCCCGCGAGCAGCTGCTCGCCGAGGTCTGGGACTGGGCGGACGCCTCGGGCACCCGGACCGTGGACAGCCACATCAAGGCCCTGCGCCGGAAGATCGGCGCCGAGCGCATCCGCACGGTGCACGGGGTCGGGTACGCGCTGGAGACGCCGACCCCGTGA
- the fxsT gene encoding FxSxx-COOH system tetratricopeptide repeat protein, whose translation MSESRTPAPSGNGTARQTVTISFAGFNRAWAAWIGDRLERRGLRVVYLRWDAPPDQPLTGLLRDLTLAEGRTLIVVSEWYFQLGPRTHDEWNAALREVVGADPGRFAAVSVTNAPLPSAVAALAPVDLTNMGADEAERRLMDRLDLPHDTRHGDDPGRPAPRFPAAMPDVWGGVPRRNTRFTGREPLLNDAYHLLQGSDPGAGVLTLHGMSGVGKTQLAAEYVYRFGSEYDVVWWVNAEKRVSYRRLLAELAPKLGLSTGAEYGERLRAVRDALRRGTPYSRWLLVLDGADEPDQIWDLVPTGPGHVLITSRNPEWSEHNSKLLEVPVYGRDESVAFIRRRAPRLTEPDADQLAQALEDLPLLLDQTAGWLNDSDLSVEEYIALLDGGIDQDVVKVSADFPLAFQTAWSILLNKLRETVPESVDLLRLCTFFAPGFIPVRLLKEMNHDDLPEQLAGLLDDPLLWNRAVNQLRQYSVVRLESHEATLDEAVASGESVYLHRMVHQIVHKDMPEADRKEFIEVVRRALAEADPGRPTDTRNWDAYAEIVPHLKYADVLRSKDRRVQGLVLNCLRYMLFAGEYTAGVNLGGRALATWRELLGESHPRVWEVTYHYANLLRSAGRFQETEAIDRAAREQLRAERGEHDLDHLRMAGGLAADLRELGQYDAALELDQWLYPTYRELFGEHDSRTLNAQNNLGFTLRLLGRYEQARGFDTRTLEARRQLLKGRHPWTLFSEVSYAVDLRLLGRYAEAESIQAKNVREYRIVMGPDNQNTLRAEHNLALCRLRGGDRAGAGELLTRVLEGLERKLGDSHTHTLAAAVSQSCFAREHGDIDQAREASESVLARYELLLPEGHPFIIGARANHALVLRSVGERDHAHVLIEQSLADMSAALGETHPYALGCAVNAAALRNLVGDTEAAADLSQITILRATDTLGRTHPLTLTARVAYAADLRALRDRQQAEKVEQEALADLAATLGPQHVHTISARSRNRPYWDFEPQAS comes from the coding sequence ATGTCTGAGTCCCGTACGCCGGCACCGAGCGGGAACGGAACCGCGCGGCAGACCGTCACCATCAGCTTCGCCGGGTTCAACCGGGCCTGGGCCGCCTGGATCGGGGACCGGCTGGAGCGGCGCGGCCTCCGCGTGGTCTACCTGCGCTGGGACGCGCCCCCGGACCAGCCCCTCACCGGCCTGCTGCGCGACCTCACCCTCGCCGAGGGCCGCACCCTGATCGTGGTCAGCGAGTGGTACTTCCAGCTCGGCCCACGCACCCACGACGAGTGGAACGCGGCCCTGCGCGAGGTCGTCGGCGCCGACCCGGGCCGGTTCGCCGCCGTCTCCGTCACCAACGCCCCGCTGCCCTCCGCCGTCGCCGCGCTCGCCCCCGTCGACCTCACCAACATGGGCGCCGACGAGGCCGAACGCCGGCTCATGGACCGCCTCGACCTGCCCCACGACACCCGCCACGGCGACGACCCCGGCCGCCCCGCGCCCCGCTTCCCGGCCGCCATGCCCGACGTGTGGGGCGGGGTGCCGCGCCGCAACACCCGCTTCACCGGCCGCGAACCGCTGCTCAACGACGCCTACCACCTGCTCCAGGGCAGCGACCCCGGCGCGGGCGTCCTCACCCTGCACGGCATGTCCGGCGTCGGCAAGACCCAGCTCGCCGCCGAGTACGTCTACCGCTTCGGCTCCGAGTACGACGTGGTGTGGTGGGTCAACGCCGAGAAACGCGTCAGCTACCGCCGCCTCCTCGCCGAACTCGCCCCCAAACTCGGCCTGTCCACCGGCGCCGAGTACGGCGAACGGCTGCGCGCCGTCCGGGACGCGCTGCGCCGGGGCACCCCGTACTCCCGCTGGCTGCTGGTGCTGGACGGCGCCGACGAACCCGACCAGATCTGGGACCTCGTCCCCACCGGCCCCGGCCACGTCCTCATCACCTCCCGCAACCCCGAGTGGAGCGAGCACAACAGCAAGCTCCTCGAAGTCCCCGTCTACGGCCGGGACGAGTCGGTCGCCTTCATCCGGCGCCGCGCGCCCCGGCTCACCGAACCCGACGCCGACCAGCTCGCCCAGGCGCTGGAGGACCTGCCGCTGCTGCTCGACCAGACCGCGGGCTGGCTCAACGACTCCGACCTCTCGGTGGAGGAGTACATCGCCCTGCTGGACGGCGGGATCGACCAGGACGTGGTCAAGGTGTCCGCGGACTTCCCGCTCGCCTTCCAGACCGCCTGGTCGATACTGCTGAACAAGCTCCGCGAGACCGTCCCCGAGTCCGTCGACCTGCTCCGGCTGTGCACCTTCTTCGCCCCCGGCTTCATCCCGGTGCGGCTGCTGAAGGAGATGAACCACGACGACCTGCCCGAACAGCTCGCCGGGCTGCTGGACGACCCGCTGCTGTGGAACAGGGCCGTCAACCAGCTGCGCCAGTACTCCGTGGTCCGGCTGGAGTCCCACGAGGCCACGCTGGACGAGGCCGTCGCCTCCGGCGAGTCGGTCTACCTGCACCGGATGGTCCACCAGATCGTGCACAAGGACATGCCCGAGGCCGACCGGAAAGAGTTCATCGAGGTGGTCCGCCGCGCCCTCGCCGAGGCCGACCCCGGCCGCCCCACCGACACTCGCAACTGGGACGCCTACGCCGAGATCGTCCCGCACCTGAAATACGCCGACGTGCTGCGCAGCAAGGACCGCAGGGTGCAGGGGCTGGTGCTCAACTGCCTGCGGTACATGCTGTTCGCGGGGGAGTACACCGCGGGCGTCAACCTCGGTGGCCGCGCCCTCGCCACCTGGCGCGAACTGCTCGGCGAGTCCCACCCCCGGGTGTGGGAGGTGACCTACCACTACGCCAACCTGCTGCGCTCGGCCGGCCGCTTCCAGGAGACCGAGGCCATCGACCGGGCCGCCCGCGAGCAACTGCGCGCCGAACGCGGCGAACACGACCTCGACCACCTCAGGATGGCCGGCGGACTCGCCGCCGACCTGCGGGAACTCGGCCAGTACGACGCCGCCCTCGAACTCGACCAATGGCTCTACCCCACCTACCGCGAGCTGTTCGGCGAGCACGACTCGCGCACCCTCAACGCCCAGAACAACCTCGGCTTCACCCTGCGCCTCCTCGGCCGGTACGAGCAGGCCCGCGGCTTCGACACCCGCACCCTGGAGGCCCGCCGCCAGCTCCTCAAGGGCCGCCACCCCTGGACCCTGTTCTCCGAGGTCTCCTACGCCGTCGACCTGCGCCTGCTGGGCCGCTACGCCGAGGCCGAGTCCATCCAGGCCAAGAACGTCCGCGAGTACCGCATCGTCATGGGCCCGGACAACCAGAACACCCTGCGCGCCGAGCACAACCTCGCCCTGTGCCGGCTGCGCGGCGGGGACCGGGCCGGGGCGGGCGAACTGCTCACCCGCGTCCTGGAGGGGCTGGAGCGCAAGCTCGGGGACAGCCACACGCACACCCTGGCCGCCGCCGTCAGCCAGAGCTGCTTCGCCCGCGAGCACGGCGACATCGACCAGGCCCGCGAGGCCAGCGAATCCGTCCTCGCCCGCTACGAACTGCTGCTGCCCGAGGGCCACCCCTTCATCATCGGCGCCCGCGCCAACCACGCGCTGGTGCTCCGCAGCGTCGGCGAACGCGACCACGCCCACGTACTGATCGAGCAGAGCCTCGCCGACATGTCCGCCGCGCTGGGGGAGACCCACCCCTACGCGCTGGGCTGCGCCGTCAACGCGGCCGCGCTGCGCAACCTCGTCGGGGACACCGAGGCCGCCGCCGACCTCAGCCAGATCACCATCCTGCGCGCCACCGACACCCTCGGCCGCACCCACCCCCTCACCCTGACCGCACGCGTCGCCTACGCGGCCGACCTGCGCGCCCTGCGCGACCGCCAGCAGGCGGAGAAGGTCGAACAGGAGGCCCTCGCCGACCTCGCCGCCACCCTCGGCCCCCAGCACGTCCACACCATCTCCGCCCGCTCCCGCAACCGCCCGTACTGGGACTTCGAGCCGCAGGCCAGCTGA
- a CDS encoding HAMP domain-containing sensor histidine kinase, translating to MSRGREAGRRRSGAEPWGGVRPFSIKTKLGALVVISVLITTGLSMIAVHTKTELRFITVFSMIATLLITQFVAHSLTAPLDEMNAVARSISHGDYTRRVSEGRRDELGDLAVTINVMADELEAQDLQRKELVANVSHELRTPIAGLRAVLENIVDGVTEADPETMRTALRQTDRLGRLVETLLDLSRLDNGVVPLKARRFEVWPYLSGVLKEANMVASARAGIASGSGSHTRTDVHLHLDVSPPELTAHADPERIHQVVANLIDNAVKHSPPHGRVTVRARRGSRPESLELEVLDEGPGIPRSEWHRVFERFNRGQVTRPHGPGSDGGTGLGLAIARWAVDLHGGRIGVAESERGCRIIVTLPGTASASS from the coding sequence GTGAGCCGAGGACGGGAAGCGGGGCGCCGGCGCTCCGGGGCCGAACCCTGGGGCGGCGTACGCCCGTTCTCGATCAAGACCAAGCTGGGCGCGCTGGTCGTCATCTCGGTGCTGATCACCACCGGTCTCTCCATGATCGCGGTGCACACCAAGACCGAGCTGCGCTTCATCACGGTCTTCTCGATGATCGCCACGCTGCTGATCACCCAGTTCGTGGCCCACTCGCTCACCGCGCCGCTGGACGAGATGAACGCGGTCGCCCGCTCCATCTCGCACGGTGACTACACACGCCGGGTGAGCGAGGGGCGCCGCGACGAGCTGGGCGACCTCGCCGTCACGATCAACGTCATGGCGGACGAGCTGGAGGCCCAGGACCTCCAGCGCAAGGAGCTGGTGGCGAACGTCTCGCACGAGCTGCGCACCCCCATCGCTGGCCTGCGCGCGGTGCTGGAGAACATCGTCGACGGCGTCACCGAGGCCGACCCGGAGACCATGCGCACCGCGCTGCGCCAGACCGACCGGCTGGGCCGGCTGGTGGAGACCCTGCTCGACCTCTCCCGCCTCGACAACGGCGTGGTCCCGCTGAAGGCCCGCCGCTTCGAGGTGTGGCCGTATCTGTCCGGGGTGCTCAAGGAGGCCAACATGGTCGCCTCCGCGCGCGCCGGCATCGCCTCCGGCTCCGGCAGCCACACCCGTACCGACGTGCATCTGCACCTGGACGTGTCGCCGCCCGAGCTGACCGCGCACGCCGATCCCGAGCGCATCCACCAGGTCGTGGCGAACCTCATAGACAACGCGGTCAAGCACAGCCCCCCGCACGGCCGGGTGACGGTGCGGGCCCGGCGCGGCTCGCGCCCGGAGTCGCTGGAGCTGGAAGTGCTGGACGAGGGTCCGGGCATCCCCCGCTCGGAGTGGCACCGCGTGTTCGAGCGGTTCAACCGGGGCCAGGTGACCCGCCCGCACGGTCCGGGCAGCGACGGCGGCACCGGTCTGGGGCTGGCCATCGCCCGCTGGGCGGTCGATCTGCACGGCGGCCGGATCGGTGTGGCCGAATCCGAGCGGGGCTGCCGGATCATCGTCACCCTTCCGGGGACGGCATCGGCGTCGAGTTGA